The proteins below are encoded in one region of Halocatena salina:
- a CDS encoding DUF5785 family protein has product MDWPHDPDAEEGSEGMRKYGQAILAKKVDEEEDFPLSKAEFRERVGDHPVRIDHETVVSVADVLADVETEEFEDIQSFNQAMGRALRKQGNWPYETGSATSD; this is encoded by the coding sequence ATGGACTGGCCTCACGATCCGGATGCCGAGGAGGGAAGCGAAGGGATGCGCAAGTACGGGCAGGCGATCCTCGCCAAGAAAGTCGACGAGGAAGAGGATTTTCCCTTGTCCAAAGCCGAATTCCGAGAGCGCGTCGGTGATCACCCAGTTCGCATCGACCACGAAACCGTCGTCAGCGTTGCTGACGTGCTCGCGGACGTCGAGACCGAGGAGTTCGAAGACATCCAGTCGTTCAACCAGGCGATGGGCCGAGCGCTGCGCAAGCAAGGCAACTGGCCGTACGAAACTGGGAGCGCCACGAGCGACTGA
- a CDS encoding DUF7344 domain-containing protein — translation MAVDSPSTTDAGQRLPETVIEELLAEPYRRTVLQSLRAADGEITVRQLATRVVARERSVRPEAVPARKRERAQERLYEHHLPKLTATDVIQYNSRNASVELGEAADQLLDRV, via the coding sequence ATGGCAGTCGATTCACCGAGTACGACCGACGCCGGACAGAGATTACCCGAAACGGTGATCGAGGAGTTGCTCGCCGAGCCGTATCGGCGTACCGTGCTCCAGTCACTCCGTGCGGCTGACGGAGAGATCACTGTCAGACAGCTCGCTACCCGTGTTGTCGCGCGCGAACGCTCCGTTCGCCCCGAGGCGGTTCCAGCGCGCAAGCGCGAGCGTGCTCAGGAACGTCTCTACGAACACCATCTTCCCAAGCTCACCGCAACCGATGTCATCCAGTACAACTCCCGAAACGCGAGCGTCGAACTGGGCGAAGCTGCCGATCAACTGCTCGATCGGGTCTAA
- a CDS encoding CBS domain-containing protein, translated as MVTHDTVRDVLVPDFVGASESDSVPASARLLLEERTDHLVVLRGTDPVGLVSTHDLLGRFLTGDAADATLGDVMTTDYETITPDVSVEAAADRFIGSSKPLLVVENGKLMGLLTERDLLTAPQGDPYEQALPIDESTDNTDADAASQGICEDCGAFTRSLTVTDGRSLCSDCLDV; from the coding sequence ATGGTCACACACGACACTGTTCGAGATGTGCTTGTGCCCGACTTCGTCGGAGCGAGCGAGAGCGATTCCGTCCCAGCGAGCGCCCGACTGTTACTCGAAGAACGCACTGACCACCTCGTGGTGCTTCGGGGGACCGATCCGGTCGGTCTGGTGAGCACCCACGATCTCCTCGGGCGGTTTCTCACCGGCGACGCAGCAGACGCAACGCTCGGTGACGTGATGACAACCGACTATGAAACTATCACACCTGACGTGTCTGTAGAGGCAGCCGCCGATCGGTTCATCGGTTCCTCAAAGCCGCTGCTCGTCGTCGAAAACGGCAAACTGATGGGGCTATTGACCGAGCGGGATCTGTTGACCGCTCCGCAGGGAGATCCCTACGAACAAGCGCTACCGATCGACGAATCCACGGACAACACGGACGCTGACGCCGCGAGCCAGGGGATCTGTGAGGACTGTGGTGCGTTCACTCGATCGCTTACCGTCACTGACGGACGATCGTTGTGTTCGGATTGTCTCGACGTGTGA
- a CDS encoding phosphoglycerate kinase has protein sequence MIRTLDDLDASGTAVGVRVDINSPLSGDGDGLLADDARLRAHVGTLSELTERNARVAVLAHQGRPAGDEFMSLSAHARRLDELLDAPVEYVDATFCKAARDRIETLENGSVLVLENTRFYSEENMSFDPVNAAETHLVERLSKVLDVFVNDAFAAAHRSQPSIVGFTERLPSFGGRVMERELEALGEIRDRPSPRVYVLGGAKVDDSIEIAETVLQSGIADTVLTTGVVGNAFLHADGVSLGEETASVVTSRARDRLDLAEELLDRFPDRIQTPSDVAIKRDGERIERSIESLPVEQPAFDVGQETIDTYAEVFETAGTVVLNGPAGVFEDERFAVGTKELYNSATDAGFSIVGGGDTAAALRQLGLSGFDHVSTGGGAALALLTGEQLPAVTALDSGAEN, from the coding sequence ATGATACGGACGCTCGATGATCTCGATGCCAGCGGGACAGCAGTCGGGGTACGTGTCGACATCAACAGCCCGCTTTCAGGTGATGGGGATGGGTTGTTGGCGGATGATGCTCGACTGCGGGCGCACGTCGGCACCCTTTCGGAACTCACGGAGCGTAACGCCCGTGTTGCTGTGCTCGCTCATCAGGGTCGGCCCGCGGGTGATGAGTTCATGTCGCTTTCTGCCCACGCTCGCCGACTCGACGAGTTGCTCGATGCGCCCGTCGAGTACGTCGACGCCACGTTCTGCAAGGCGGCCCGAGACCGCATTGAGACGCTGGAGAATGGATCGGTGCTCGTGCTCGAAAACACGCGGTTTTACAGCGAGGAAAACATGTCGTTCGATCCAGTGAACGCGGCCGAAACCCATCTCGTCGAACGCCTGTCGAAGGTACTCGACGTTTTCGTCAACGACGCGTTCGCCGCTGCGCATCGGTCCCAGCCGTCGATCGTGGGCTTTACTGAACGACTCCCGAGCTTTGGAGGGCGGGTGATGGAACGCGAACTCGAAGCACTGGGTGAGATCAGAGATCGCCCGTCGCCTCGGGTGTACGTTCTGGGTGGAGCGAAGGTTGACGACTCGATCGAGATCGCAGAAACCGTTCTTCAGTCGGGAATCGCCGATACGGTTCTCACGACGGGAGTCGTCGGGAACGCGTTTCTCCACGCCGATGGGGTGTCACTCGGGGAGGAGACGGCGTCAGTCGTCACCTCTCGCGCGCGTGATCGACTTGATCTCGCCGAAGAACTGCTCGATCGGTTTCCGGATCGGATTCAGACCCCCTCCGATGTCGCCATCAAGCGTGACGGTGAACGCATCGAGCGTTCGATCGAGTCTCTCCCGGTCGAACAGCCCGCGTTCGACGTGGGACAGGAAACGATCGATACGTACGCCGAGGTGTTCGAAACCGCTGGAACGGTGGTGCTCAACGGACCAGCGGGAGTGTTCGAAGACGAACGGTTCGCCGTCGGAACCAAGGAACTGTACAACAGTGCCACTGACGCCGGGTTTTCGATCGTCGGCGGCGGAGATACGGCTGCTGCGCTCCGTCAACTCGGGTTATCCGGCTTCGACCACGTCAGTACCGGTGGGGGTGCGGCGCTCGCGCTGTTGACTGGCGAGCAGCTCCCGGCGGTCACGGCGCTCGACTCTGGGGCTGAGAACTGA
- a CDS encoding universal stress protein, whose amino-acid sequence MALESVLLAIGEGDAERVGLLAQTVIDIAGPADGTVTLTHVFTAEEFETVRSQLDYGTESSVDPDEVARRHTTTRSIEAELTAANVDHSVRGSVGPHGESIVETATEIGADLIVVGGRKRSPTGKAVFGSTAQEVLLNAPCPVTFVREQGD is encoded by the coding sequence ATGGCGCTTGAGTCCGTTCTTCTCGCGATCGGGGAAGGTGACGCCGAGAGAGTTGGGTTACTGGCCCAGACAGTGATTGACATCGCTGGTCCGGCTGACGGGACGGTAACGCTCACCCACGTATTCACAGCCGAAGAGTTCGAAACCGTCCGCTCTCAGCTCGATTACGGGACAGAATCCTCCGTCGATCCGGACGAAGTGGCGCGTCGTCACACGACGACGCGATCGATCGAAGCGGAGCTGACGGCTGCTAATGTGGATCACTCCGTTCGTGGGTCGGTCGGTCCACACGGAGAATCCATCGTCGAAACCGCCACAGAGATCGGCGCTGATCTCATCGTCGTCGGGGGCCGGAAGCGCTCGCCGACAGGGAAGGCCGTGTTCGGAAGCACGGCTCAGGAAGTGCTGTTGAACGCTCCCTGTCCGGTGACGTTCGTTCGAGAGCAAGGGGACTGA
- a CDS encoding helix-turn-helix domain-containing protein — protein sequence MKYLTLSLGPTDRAFHPIDRHLTTQEHVTRETLLHLDIRFNETYLVLYHLTGPRSVIETAITTHETVLDHEIVSVDGDDVYAYIHLDVSNTDGHLVELAHDHSLIIDTPITFDADGMNVTLVGNTARLGTVLQSVPGELTVSVRNAGRYDPGTNDLLASLTDRQREVFETAVEAGYYDVPRRVTHRDIAGELDCAPSTVDEHLRKAESAVVPHLF from the coding sequence ATGAAATATCTCACGCTCTCACTGGGACCGACGGATCGCGCGTTCCACCCGATCGATCGGCATCTCACGACGCAGGAACACGTTACACGCGAGACGTTACTCCACCTCGATATCCGATTTAATGAGACGTATCTCGTGTTGTATCATCTCACAGGTCCTCGCTCAGTCATCGAGACGGCGATCACGACCCACGAGACCGTGCTCGACCATGAAATCGTCTCCGTTGATGGCGACGACGTGTACGCGTACATCCATCTTGATGTGTCAAACACCGACGGACACCTCGTTGAACTCGCACACGACCATAGTCTCATCATCGACACACCGATCACGTTCGACGCCGACGGCATGAACGTCACCTTGGTCGGGAACACAGCGCGGTTGGGAACGGTGCTTCAGTCCGTTCCCGGGGAGCTCACCGTCTCGGTTCGGAACGCCGGACGATACGATCCCGGTACCAACGACCTCCTGGCCTCACTCACTGACCGCCAGCGGGAAGTGTTCGAGACCGCTGTCGAAGCGGGCTACTACGACGTTCCCCGTCGCGTGACCCATCGTGATATCGCGGGTGAACTCGACTGTGCCCCCAGTACTGTCGACGAACACCTCCGAAAAGCCGAATCAGCCGTCGTTCCACACCTGTTCTGA
- a CDS encoding GTP cyclohydrolase III: MTNTQVTLIQIDNYGPWTVTPEPRREVDLQALQSRLYADLSQLFGNRNGYVFFSRFDNMIAVTNGMTIDAHALIQESIANRYPVTISLGIGVDRTPVDALGQATSRLQEAGSAQDRTRQEILRGEMLDESQRTDEDVQIAHFDVNNATGEYTDRLNEFDTFIQIEQGYAELMRYMRMAHDSLSFFVGGDNVIAVCSTIDRPAYEDAVEHVRSTVGVDLKVGVGRDRTAQDAGMAAKRALERCREKGTAVVLDL; the protein is encoded by the coding sequence GTGACGAACACGCAGGTCACCCTCATTCAGATCGACAACTACGGACCATGGACTGTCACACCCGAGCCACGCCGTGAAGTCGACCTGCAAGCACTGCAATCGCGACTGTACGCCGACCTCTCCCAGCTGTTCGGTAATCGGAACGGCTACGTCTTTTTCTCTCGGTTCGACAATATGATCGCGGTGACGAACGGGATGACGATCGACGCCCACGCACTCATCCAAGAATCGATCGCCAACCGGTACCCGGTAACGATCAGCCTCGGCATTGGCGTCGACCGAACTCCGGTCGACGCACTCGGGCAGGCAACGAGTCGGCTCCAAGAGGCGGGAAGCGCCCAAGACCGAACACGGCAGGAGATCCTTCGGGGAGAAATGCTGGATGAGTCCCAACGAACCGACGAGGACGTCCAGATCGCTCATTTCGACGTGAACAACGCGACCGGAGAGTACACCGACCGACTGAACGAGTTCGATACGTTCATCCAGATCGAACAGGGGTACGCCGAACTGATGCGGTACATGCGGATGGCGCACGACTCACTGTCGTTTTTCGTCGGTGGTGACAACGTCATTGCGGTCTGTTCGACGATCGATCGACCGGCGTACGAAGACGCGGTCGAACACGTCCGGTCGACGGTCGGCGTCGACCTGAAAGTCGGCGTGGGACGTGATCGGACCGCACAAGACGCCGGAATGGCAGCAAAACGAGCACTCGAACGGTGCCGCGAGAAGGGGACAGCCGTCGTCCTCGATCTGTGA
- a CDS encoding extracellular solute-binding protein — protein MSADTTPTDSRDRISRRRFLGSIGASSITVGLAGCIYGDEGEDGNTITFGFDPVQVRQNGGRIKQLFHNQGLSEDITIEFIEGSQDSSERRQSYTQLLQSDQVDPDVFLMDCGWTIPFIVGGHLLNLTNALSGELLSTIENDYFTASVETAKDPDSGDLYGVPLFPDFSTIQYRKDLVTDAGYDPNGEGWATTPMTWKRFSTIAQDVRDKTDADHGFVFQFDTYEGLACCTFNEFMSSWGGAYFGGRENLFGPIGNRPVTVDDEPVVHALDMVRQFIHGGTDNEALSGYRGSIVPGDVLSWKEQDTLRAMENGTAVFMRNWPYAIASLAAEDAFGTDYGVMPLPYAVSSENAQASGTGGSTSALGGWHITVNANTNRTEMALELIEVAMKDDFQLGLLGITGWMPPKPALYDATAATEQEPVGRYMETLKIAGTNAISRPATPVWPQEATAIYQQVNAAAAMDKPTTNAMTELKDQLRSIENEVT, from the coding sequence ATGTCGGCGGATACCACACCGACCGATTCCCGGGATCGGATCTCGCGCCGCCGGTTTCTCGGGTCGATCGGTGCTTCGAGCATCACGGTGGGTCTTGCGGGGTGTATCTACGGGGACGAGGGCGAAGACGGAAACACGATTACGTTCGGGTTCGATCCAGTCCAAGTGAGACAGAACGGTGGTCGGATAAAACAGCTGTTTCACAATCAGGGGCTGTCCGAGGACATCACGATCGAGTTCATCGAAGGGAGCCAAGATTCCAGTGAGCGTCGTCAGAGTTACACGCAGTTGCTCCAATCCGATCAGGTCGATCCCGACGTGTTTTTGATGGACTGTGGATGGACGATCCCGTTCATCGTCGGTGGACACCTGTTGAACCTAACGAACGCGCTTTCGGGTGAGTTGCTCTCGACGATCGAGAACGACTACTTCACGGCCAGCGTCGAAACGGCGAAAGATCCGGATTCGGGCGATCTCTACGGCGTACCGTTGTTTCCGGATTTCTCGACGATACAGTACCGGAAGGACCTTGTAACCGATGCCGGCTACGATCCGAACGGCGAGGGATGGGCGACAACCCCGATGACGTGGAAACGGTTCTCGACGATCGCACAGGATGTACGCGATAAAACCGACGCGGACCACGGATTCGTCTTTCAGTTTGACACCTATGAGGGACTCGCCTGTTGTACGTTCAACGAGTTCATGAGTTCGTGGGGGGGCGCGTACTTCGGTGGACGCGAAAACTTGTTCGGGCCGATCGGTAACCGTCCCGTTACAGTTGACGACGAGCCGGTCGTTCACGCGTTGGATATGGTGCGCCAGTTCATCCACGGTGGGACCGACAACGAGGCGCTCTCGGGATATCGAGGGTCGATCGTTCCGGGCGACGTTCTCTCATGGAAAGAACAAGACACGCTCAGAGCGATGGAAAACGGGACGGCGGTGTTCATGCGCAACTGGCCGTACGCGATCGCTTCGTTGGCAGCCGAGGACGCGTTCGGCACCGATTATGGCGTCATGCCACTCCCGTACGCGGTGTCGTCGGAGAACGCCCAAGCATCCGGTACCGGGGGATCGACCTCTGCGCTGGGTGGGTGGCACATAACGGTCAACGCCAACACTAACCGGACGGAGATGGCGCTCGAACTCATCGAGGTCGCTATGAAAGACGACTTTCAGCTCGGTTTGTTGGGGATCACGGGCTGGATGCCACCCAAACCGGCGCTGTACGACGCGACGGCAGCTACAGAGCAGGAACCAGTCGGCCGGTATATGGAGACGCTGAAGATTGCGGGCACGAACGCGATCTCCCGTCCGGCAACGCCCGTCTGGCCCCAAGAGGCGACGGCTATCTATCAGCAGGTCAACGCTGCTGCCGCTATGGACAAACCCACGACGAACGCGATGACCGAACTCAAAGATCAGCTGCGATCGATCGAGAATGAGGTCACATAG
- a CDS encoding GNAT family N-acetyltransferase encodes MEIDTPDRNEADVLTDLWIALARGQQDHGSHLAAESNRTPIRESITQHLVTGGLLVARADTAVQRTESDLVTDIVGFVMFSAHSGRYEETTAAGLIENLYVVPDHRGDGIGSSLLVAAEQSLYEQDIETITLDVMANNTEAQQFYERHGYTTHRVTMAKHETDIHSKDE; translated from the coding sequence ATGGAGATCGACACTCCCGATCGGAACGAGGCGGATGTGCTCACGGATCTGTGGATAGCGCTCGCCCGTGGTCAGCAGGATCACGGCTCACATCTCGCCGCAGAATCAAACCGCACGCCGATCCGGGAGTCGATCACGCAACATCTGGTCACCGGTGGGCTACTCGTCGCCCGCGCTGACACCGCTGTCCAGCGGACAGAGAGCGACCTAGTCACCGATATTGTCGGATTCGTGATGTTCAGTGCCCACTCGGGCCGGTATGAGGAGACGACGGCCGCCGGGCTGATCGAAAACTTGTATGTGGTTCCCGACCACCGCGGAGACGGGATCGGCTCGTCGCTGCTCGTAGCCGCGGAACAATCACTGTACGAGCAAGACATCGAGACGATCACGCTCGATGTGATGGCAAACAACACGGAGGCACAGCAGTTTTACGAACGACACGGCTACACAACCCATCGGGTCACGATGGCGAAACACGAAACCGATATACACTCAAAGGACGAGTGA
- the gfcR gene encoding transcriptional regulator GfcR, with translation MKNVDDLIESAADLTQRGLSKGEIADELNVSRETASWLIERGSVQETTPGTTAQVGGPHDIHVDWSALGRDSRRLSYAGAAMADLLTKEGEEVDLTIGIEKAGTPLATTIARELNTDLSAYNPRKHQWEEGDIEELEGSFSRNFATIRDRDCYIVDDIITSGTTMTEAIEAVRAKGGTPVACVVLADKQGVEELEGVPVFSLLQVIRVGNDA, from the coding sequence ATGAAGAACGTCGATGATCTGATCGAGAGCGCGGCGGATCTCACCCAGCGAGGGCTATCGAAAGGTGAGATCGCGGACGAACTGAACGTTTCGCGGGAGACCGCTAGCTGGCTCATCGAACGCGGCAGCGTTCAAGAGACGACGCCGGGAACGACTGCACAGGTCGGCGGCCCACACGACATTCACGTCGATTGGAGCGCGCTCGGACGCGATAGCCGTCGACTGTCGTACGCCGGTGCGGCGATGGCCGATCTCCTCACCAAAGAGGGCGAAGAGGTCGATCTCACGATCGGTATCGAGAAGGCTGGCACTCCGCTTGCCACGACGATCGCCCGAGAGCTGAACACAGATCTCAGCGCGTACAACCCGCGCAAACACCAGTGGGAGGAAGGCGACATCGAGGAGCTAGAGGGATCGTTCTCCCGGAACTTCGCCACGATCCGCGATCGGGACTGCTACATCGTCGATGACATCATCACCAGTGGAACGACGATGACCGAGGCGATCGAAGCGGTGCGGGCAAAAGGTGGAACGCCCGTCGCCTGCGTCGTGCTTGCCGACAAGCAAGGCGTCGAAGAACTCGAAGGCGTCCCCGTGTTCTCACTGCTCCAAGTGATCCGCGTGGGCAACGATGCGTGA
- a CDS encoding carbohydrate ABC transporter permease → MSTEPTSTDTASEKGRRSGPTASLLRWIEGLSETQFAYLLLGPVFLILGFVAFWPLASTFEMSLHANSLTEPLGEFIGLDQYVRILTGEKVLIRPLFDLDYPLQSAIIVTFLFTIVSVAFETIIGFGQALVLDRSFRGRRFVRVAIILPWAVPIVIQGMIFYLMFDPTVGFASQPLQQLGLLADQPFNDSASSLLIVIVADIWKTSAFMALLILAGLQSVDRDLYDVAKVAGASRWQRFRRVTLPLILPAVLVAVLFRTIGAMRVYGLVVASDAGCSTVPTLSCLVVETLLSTNQYATAAAVAFITAVIIGVFVSIYIVRYAQEVV, encoded by the coding sequence ATGAGCACGGAACCGACATCTACGGATACGGCGTCCGAGAAGGGTCGACGATCGGGACCGACCGCGAGCCTGCTGCGTTGGATCGAAGGGTTAAGCGAAACACAGTTCGCGTACCTGCTGTTGGGACCGGTGTTTCTCATTCTCGGTTTCGTCGCGTTCTGGCCGCTGGCGAGTACGTTCGAGATGTCATTACACGCGAACAGTCTCACGGAACCGCTCGGCGAATTCATCGGACTCGATCAGTACGTCCGGATTCTCACCGGCGAGAAGGTGTTGATCCGACCGTTGTTCGATCTCGACTACCCGTTGCAGAGCGCCATTATCGTGACGTTTCTGTTCACCATCGTATCCGTGGCGTTCGAGACGATCATCGGCTTCGGACAGGCCCTCGTGTTGGATCGGTCTTTTCGGGGGCGTCGGTTCGTACGGGTCGCTATCATCCTGCCGTGGGCGGTGCCCATCGTCATTCAGGGGATGATCTTCTATCTCATGTTCGATCCCACTGTGGGCTTTGCGTCACAGCCGCTCCAGCAGCTCGGTCTACTGGCCGACCAACCGTTCAATGACAGCGCCAGCTCGCTGTTGATCGTGATCGTGGCGGACATCTGGAAGACGTCTGCGTTCATGGCGCTGTTGATCCTCGCCGGACTACAGAGCGTCGACCGGGATCTGTACGATGTAGCGAAGGTGGCCGGAGCTTCGCGTTGGCAGCGATTCAGACGGGTGACGCTCCCACTCATCCTTCCGGCGGTGCTGGTCGCCGTCCTGTTCCGGACGATCGGCGCGATGCGGGTGTACGGGCTGGTCGTGGCCTCGGATGCAGGCTGTTCGACCGTTCCGACGCTGTCGTGTCTCGTCGTCGAAACATTGCTCTCGACGAACCAGTATGCGACTGCCGCTGCGGTCGCGTTCATCACTGCCGTGATCATCGGGGTGTTCGTCTCTATCTACATCGTTCGATACGCTCAGGAGGTGGTCTGA
- a CDS encoding carbohydrate ABC transporter permease: protein MSTSTPDTEDSGRIERWVTRTIHRPERLYRVLFYVAIFGFLFGTLFPFYWLVVIALTPRELLASVGLTPNGLHWQSFVEVFEVVPFHMYVANSIMLALGTTAIVLVVASLAGYVFGRLEFPGRRPLLLVVLAISYFPPAAFFVPLYRLFAGNVSLLGISSPNVLNTPAALLPPFTALFMPLSIFILTTFYAQIPDGLEDAARIEGTTRLGALVRVIIPLSAPGVATVAVLTFIYVYNEFFFSFLMTTGEFTDWSPLVYGIRNYQTQYTQLYNLMGAASLIGVLPVAILVAVAQEKIVSGLTAGALKE, encoded by the coding sequence ATGAGTACATCAACACCGGACACGGAGGATTCGGGACGGATAGAACGGTGGGTAACTCGCACGATCCATCGACCAGAACGCCTCTATCGGGTGTTGTTCTACGTCGCCATCTTCGGTTTCCTTTTTGGAACCCTGTTTCCGTTTTACTGGCTGGTCGTCATCGCGCTGACGCCGCGGGAGCTACTGGCCTCGGTTGGACTCACACCGAACGGGTTGCACTGGCAGTCGTTCGTCGAGGTGTTCGAGGTAGTCCCGTTCCACATGTACGTGGCAAACAGCATCATGCTCGCGCTTGGCACTACCGCGATCGTTCTCGTGGTTGCGAGCCTTGCGGGATACGTGTTCGGTCGGTTGGAGTTTCCCGGTCGACGACCGCTATTGTTGGTGGTGCTGGCGATCTCCTATTTCCCGCCGGCGGCGTTTTTCGTTCCGTTGTACCGACTGTTCGCTGGGAACGTCTCGTTGTTGGGGATCAGTAGTCCCAACGTGCTCAACACGCCTGCCGCGTTGCTACCGCCGTTTACCGCGCTGTTCATGCCGCTGTCGATCTTCATTCTCACCACGTTCTACGCCCAGATTCCCGACGGTCTCGAAGACGCTGCTCGTATCGAAGGAACGACCAGACTCGGCGCACTCGTTCGGGTGATCATCCCGCTGTCGGCACCGGGTGTAGCGACCGTCGCCGTGCTCACGTTCATCTACGTGTACAACGAATTTTTCTTCTCGTTTTTGATGACTACCGGGGAATTTACCGACTGGTCACCGCTGGTGTATGGCATACGCAACTATCAGACGCAGTACACACAACTGTACAACTTGATGGGGGCCGCCAGTCTCATCGGTGTGCTACCGGTCGCGATTCTGGTGGCTGTCGCCCAAGAAAAGATCGTCAGCGGACTCACCGCTGGCGCACTCAAGGAGTGA
- a CDS encoding DUF420 domain-containing protein, producing the protein MHQQIKQNVPAVTGVLTLLSLGFVFGAALQIIPSTVFPHVSGLIAVIPHLNAGISLTAIALISAGWYFIRNDAVEKHQYAMVTSFGLFVAFLGLYLYRVTLEGPSPFLGPDVIKTYVYLPLLAIHILLAIVCIPLLYYVLLLALTRPVSELYATNHRRVARIAAPLWLISFFLGVVVYGLLHVVY; encoded by the coding sequence ATGCACCAACAGATCAAACAGAACGTTCCAGCAGTGACGGGGGTGTTAACTCTCCTCTCGCTCGGATTCGTGTTCGGAGCGGCTCTCCAGATCATCCCATCGACCGTATTTCCCCACGTCTCTGGTCTCATTGCGGTGATTCCACACCTCAACGCTGGCATCAGCCTCACTGCGATCGCGTTGATCAGCGCAGGCTGGTATTTCATCAGGAACGACGCGGTCGAGAAACATCAGTACGCGATGGTGACGAGCTTCGGTCTGTTTGTCGCCTTTCTCGGGTTGTATCTGTATCGCGTGACGCTCGAAGGGCCGTCACCGTTTCTCGGACCGGACGTGATCAAAACGTACGTGTATCTGCCGCTGTTGGCCATTCACATCCTGCTTGCGATCGTCTGTATCCCGCTGTTGTACTACGTGTTGTTGCTTGCGCTCACGCGTCCCGTTTCCGAGCTGTACGCGACGAATCACCGGCGGGTCGCTCGGATCGCCGCGCCGCTTTGGCTCATCTCCTTTTTCCTCGGCGTCGTCGTGTACGGACTGTTGCACGTAGTGTACTAG